A stretch of Methanosphaerula palustris E1-9c DNA encodes these proteins:
- the hemB gene encoding porphobilinogen synthase has translation MRRLRGRHLLPLLTEHHLNKKDLIAPIFVDQTITVPRPIETMPGQNRYPVSAVGEVATRLFRKGIWALLLFGVPEVKDPEASGAFDPNGVIQQAVRAVKQAVPAMVVLTDVCACEYTSSGICGIGGPNRCGEVDLLNDPSLALMADIAVSHAEAGADIVAPSCMLDGMVITIRHALDQAGFQDVLILSYSTKFASALYGPFRDAADSSCFCGDRTSYQINPANGREGYMESRLDVDEGADMLMVKPAGFYLDVLASITDFGLPVAAYQVSGEYALIMAAAENGWINKKAVAMESLIAIKRAGADLIITYFAEDVAGWLDEDCE, from the coding sequence ATGAGACGGCTGCGGGGCAGGCATCTGCTTCCACTACTGACTGAACATCACCTGAATAAGAAAGACCTGATTGCGCCGATCTTTGTCGACCAGACGATCACGGTTCCACGCCCGATCGAGACGATGCCGGGGCAGAATCGGTATCCTGTATCTGCGGTTGGGGAGGTTGCAACACGCCTGTTCCGGAAAGGAATCTGGGCACTGCTTCTCTTTGGGGTGCCAGAAGTGAAGGATCCGGAGGCCAGCGGGGCGTTTGATCCCAATGGGGTCATACAACAGGCCGTCCGGGCCGTAAAACAGGCGGTGCCGGCGATGGTCGTCCTCACCGATGTATGTGCCTGTGAGTACACCTCGAGCGGCATCTGTGGGATCGGCGGACCGAACCGGTGCGGGGAGGTCGACCTGTTGAACGATCCTTCGCTTGCATTGATGGCTGATATTGCAGTCAGTCATGCTGAGGCCGGGGCCGATATCGTAGCCCCGTCGTGCATGCTCGATGGGATGGTAATCACGATACGGCATGCACTCGATCAGGCCGGTTTCCAGGACGTGCTGATCCTCTCGTACTCGACCAAGTTCGCTTCGGCGCTGTACGGCCCCTTCCGGGACGCCGCTGATTCGAGCTGTTTCTGCGGTGACCGGACCTCCTACCAGATCAACCCTGCCAATGGTCGCGAAGGGTACATGGAGTCTAGGCTCGATGTCGATGAGGGGGCTGACATGCTGATGGTGAAGCCGGCCGGGTTCTACCTTGATGTGCTCGCATCGATCACCGATTTCGGTCTGCCGGTTGCGGCTTATCAGGTCAGTGGTGAATATGCTTTGATCATGGCAGCTGCTGAGAATGGCTGGATTAATAAGAAGGCAGTGGCCATGGAGAGTTTGATCGCAATCAAACGGGCGGGTGCCGACCTGATCATCACCTACTTTGCCGAGGACGTAGCGGGGTGGCTCGATGAAGACTGTGAGTGA
- the hemA gene encoding glutamyl-tRNA reductase: MAVDPLFAHIAIGGMNHHTADMDMLEQFRFGDEEQFLADIQVHFKGAILLQTCNRVEILVQGTGAGLTEYLHELGRASFEVREDLDAIRHLLEVACGIDSMIVGEDQILGQLKKALAAAQTAGACSPLIEQCVNKAVHVGVEVRRRTEINRGAVSIGSAAVTLAEELLGTLTGRHILVVGGGEIGMLVTQALAAKDLTAIYVANRTYARAVQLASKIGGKAVTMAEMHRYLVLSDVVISCTSAPHPIIRCEELKEVMKGRCWPLEGHPRPLILIDIAQPRDVEVGADQIDGVHLCTIDNLRTISQNNLDYRKSEASRAQTYIEEELNQFVQLINRKAADDHLSMLHSWAEQIRVRERDRALARLGSEDQRAVAVVDDLTRVLVKKLLTDATFSIRASAECGEMEAAASLVHAITQGEKLCIQKKE, encoded by the coding sequence ATGGCTGTTGATCCGCTCTTTGCTCATATTGCGATCGGAGGGATGAACCACCATACGGCAGATATGGATATGCTGGAGCAGTTCCGGTTTGGCGATGAGGAACAGTTCCTTGCTGATATTCAGGTTCATTTCAAGGGTGCGATCCTCCTTCAGACCTGTAACCGGGTTGAGATACTGGTACAGGGGACCGGAGCCGGGCTCACCGAATACCTCCATGAACTGGGGAGGGCTTCCTTTGAGGTCCGTGAGGATCTGGATGCGATCCGGCACCTGCTCGAAGTGGCATGCGGGATCGATTCGATGATCGTCGGGGAAGACCAGATCCTCGGTCAGTTGAAGAAGGCGCTGGCCGCTGCACAGACGGCCGGAGCCTGCAGCCCGCTCATCGAGCAGTGTGTAAACAAGGCGGTACATGTCGGGGTTGAGGTCAGGCGGCGGACCGAGATCAACCGGGGTGCTGTCTCGATCGGATCCGCCGCGGTGACACTCGCAGAGGAACTGCTCGGAACCCTGACCGGCCGGCATATCCTGGTGGTCGGGGGCGGGGAGATTGGGATGCTGGTGACCCAGGCCCTGGCGGCTAAGGATCTGACTGCGATCTATGTGGCCAACAGGACATACGCCCGTGCCGTGCAACTAGCATCGAAGATCGGTGGAAAGGCGGTAACGATGGCTGAAATGCACCGGTACCTGGTTCTCTCGGATGTGGTGATCTCCTGCACCTCCGCCCCGCATCCGATCATCCGATGCGAGGAACTCAAAGAGGTGATGAAGGGACGATGCTGGCCGCTCGAGGGACACCCGCGGCCGTTGATCCTGATCGATATCGCCCAACCGCGCGATGTCGAGGTGGGGGCCGATCAGATCGACGGGGTTCACCTCTGTACCATCGACAACCTGCGCACCATCAGTCAGAATAATCTCGATTACCGAAAGAGCGAAGCTTCACGGGCGCAGACCTATATTGAGGAGGAACTGAACCAGTTCGTCCAGTTGATCAACCGGAAGGCGGCCGACGACCATCTTTCGATGCTTCATTCGTGGGCCGAACAGATCAGGGTCAGGGAGCGCGACCGTGCGCTGGCCCGGCTCGGGTCAGAGGATCAGAGGGCGGTCGCTGTCGTCGACGATCTGACCAGGGTGCTGGTCAAGAAACTGCTGACTGATGCCACGTTCTCAATTCGTGCCAGCGCGGAGTGTGGAGAGATGGAGGCTGCGGCTTCGCTCGTCCATGCGATCACCCAGGGGGAGAAATTGTGTATCCAGAAAAAAGAATGA
- a CDS encoding precorrin-2 dehydrogenase/sirohydrochlorin ferrochelatase family protein — protein sequence MIPLMLDLSGRSVRIFGGGEVGARKAAFFADEAAVQIFSRSFSSRFSSLPVTSQVLDVELLDDQTLGDLIKGAFLVVAATSSPDQNNRIGRICRDLGVLFNNADGEQGDLQLPAVARGEQYLIAVSTGGSSPAVARYIRETIEREVPCLDRMILLQREVRGALKQLPLSSDERRRILSAILRDSAVNSALNTGVDQAVAVVWTRYLQGRSPDGC from the coding sequence ATGATACCTCTGATGCTTGACCTCTCCGGCCGGAGTGTACGGATCTTTGGGGGGGGGGAGGTTGGAGCACGGAAGGCGGCCTTCTTTGCAGACGAGGCGGCAGTGCAGATCTTCAGTCGTTCATTCTCTTCCCGTTTCTCTTCCCTGCCGGTGACATCACAGGTTCTCGATGTTGAACTGCTCGATGATCAGACCCTTGGTGACCTGATCAAGGGGGCATTTCTGGTAGTCGCAGCGACATCTTCCCCCGATCAGAACAATCGGATCGGCAGGATCTGCAGGGACCTGGGTGTGCTCTTCAACAATGCAGATGGTGAACAGGGCGATCTTCAGTTACCGGCGGTGGCCAGAGGTGAGCAGTACCTGATTGCGGTTTCTACCGGTGGGAGCAGCCCGGCGGTGGCCCGTTATATCAGGGAGACGATTGAACGCGAGGTGCCCTGTCTTGATCGGATGATTCTGCTTCAGCGTGAAGTCCGTGGAGCACTCAAACAGTTGCCCCTCTCTTCAGACGAGCGGCGACGTATCCTTTCAGCGATCCTCCGTGATTCTGCAGTGAACAGTGCCCTGAACACCGGTGTCGACCAGGCCGTTGCAGTGGTGTGGACACGATACCTGCAGGGGAGGTCTCCGGATGGCTGTTGA
- a CDS encoding CBS domain-containing protein: MHIPTPSEIRAKREMLDLTQSELARKAGVSQSMIARIEAGSVDPRVGTLDKIIRVLNIAERSIVTAAQVMHTPVQSIHPENQIASAVDIMEKNGISQLPVILDGVPVGCISESAILFAIEEQHAHKSQNYLVRDFMESSFPTVPPDIDVETVVHILQQHHAVLVLEKGKVQGVITKHDLISLIT, encoded by the coding sequence ATGCATATCCCGACGCCGTCTGAGATCAGGGCTAAGCGTGAGATGCTCGACCTGACCCAGTCTGAACTCGCACGAAAGGCCGGAGTCAGCCAGTCGATGATTGCCAGGATAGAGGCTGGGAGCGTTGATCCGCGGGTAGGGACGCTGGATAAGATCATCAGAGTACTAAACATCGCCGAGCGCTCGATCGTGACGGCTGCTCAGGTGATGCATACACCAGTACAGAGTATCCATCCCGAGAACCAGATAGCAAGTGCCGTCGATATCATGGAAAAGAACGGCATCTCCCAGTTGCCGGTGATCCTTGATGGGGTGCCGGTAGGTTGTATCTCAGAATCAGCGATCCTCTTTGCCATCGAAGAGCAGCACGCTCATAAATCCCAGAATTATCTGGTAAGAGATTTTATGGAGTCCAGTTTCCCGACGGTTCCCCCGGATATCGATGTGGAGACCGTCGTCCATATTCTGCAGCAGCACCATGCGGTGCTGGTCCTTGAGAAGGGGAAGGTGCAGGGTGTAATAACCAAGCACGACCTGATCTCGCTAATCACCTAG
- the tpiA gene encoding triose-phosphate isomerase: MSSQFILVNLKAYKEGMGPRAHMIARAAEEVSEESGIQIGVAPSFFDLHPLSKHFEIPVFAQHLDGVVPGAFTGHVTAAAVRQTGAVGTLINHSERRLTLAEIEASVRAATEAGLVTVICSNNDMTSAAAAALSPTYVAIEPPELIGSGVSVAKADPGIIQRSVAAVHAVNPKVKVLTGAGIQSGECVKIARDLGTDGVLLASSVVKVEDPAIVLRDLVSLL; the protein is encoded by the coding sequence ATGTCATCACAGTTCATTCTGGTAAACCTCAAGGCCTACAAGGAAGGGATGGGCCCCCGAGCCCATATGATTGCGCGAGCTGCAGAAGAGGTCAGTGAGGAGAGCGGCATTCAGATCGGGGTCGCACCCTCGTTCTTCGACCTCCATCCTCTGAGCAAACACTTTGAGATCCCGGTCTTTGCACAGCATCTGGACGGCGTTGTCCCTGGTGCGTTTACCGGTCATGTGACCGCCGCCGCGGTCAGACAGACCGGTGCGGTGGGGACTCTGATCAACCACTCTGAACGGAGGCTGACTCTTGCTGAGATCGAAGCCAGTGTGCGGGCTGCGACGGAAGCAGGGCTGGTCACGGTGATCTGTTCAAACAACGATATGACCAGTGCAGCGGCAGCGGCCCTTTCACCGACCTATGTTGCGATTGAACCGCCAGAACTGATCGGTAGCGGGGTGTCGGTGGCCAAGGCGGACCCCGGGATCATACAACGATCAGTGGCAGCCGTGCACGCGGTGAATCCAAAGGTGAAGGTGTTGACCGGTGCCGGCATCCAGTCGGGGGAATGTGTGAAGATCGCCCGTGACCTCGGAACAGATGGTGTACTGCTCGCCTCAAGCGTGGTCAAAGTTGAAGACCCTGCCATCGTGCTCAGAGATCTGGTCTCCCTTCTCTAG